Proteins found in one Aquibium microcysteis genomic segment:
- a CDS encoding ammonium transporter has product MSLSSNLKIAMRTASLGGLAAALGPVIAFAQEAAPAATEAAEAAAPVMDKGDTAWMMMSTVLVLFMILPGLALFYGGLVRAKNMLSVLMQCTGITALVIVIWVLWGYSFAFGGSTSPFWGGLGKLFLSGVNADSMAATFSDGYVIPEFVFICFQMTFACITPALIVGAFAERIKFRAVMLFVALWVTVVYFPVAHMVWDANGLIFTGAHAGGIAALDFAGGTVVHINAGIAGLVGAMIVGKRTGYGKDNMAPHSMTLTMVGASILFVGWFGFNAGSNLEANGGAALAMINTFTATAGAILAWVAIEGMSRGKASMLGAASGVVAGLVAVTPAAGLIGPVGAIVLGAIASVVCYYFVAVVKIKAGYDDSLDVFGIHGIGGIVGAIGTGVFASSSLGGIGYAEGVTMGGQVYSQVVAVLITIVWCGIASAILYKLVDLLVGLRPTVEAERQGLDLNSHGEVAYHS; this is encoded by the coding sequence ATGAGCCTTTCCAGCAACTTGAAGATCGCGATGCGCACGGCGTCGCTCGGCGGTCTCGCCGCCGCCCTCGGGCCGGTCATCGCCTTCGCCCAGGAGGCAGCACCTGCGGCAACTGAAGCGGCCGAGGCGGCAGCTCCGGTCATGGACAAGGGCGACACCGCCTGGATGATGATGTCGACCGTGCTGGTCCTCTTCATGATCCTGCCGGGTCTCGCCCTCTTCTACGGCGGCCTCGTACGCGCCAAGAACATGCTCTCGGTGCTGATGCAGTGCACCGGCATCACGGCCCTCGTCATCGTGATCTGGGTTCTCTGGGGCTATTCCTTCGCCTTCGGTGGCTCCACCAGCCCGTTCTGGGGCGGTCTCGGCAAGCTCTTCCTCTCGGGTGTGAACGCCGACAGCATGGCGGCCACCTTCTCCGACGGGTACGTCATCCCCGAATTCGTCTTCATCTGCTTCCAGATGACCTTCGCCTGCATCACGCCGGCGCTGATCGTCGGCGCCTTCGCCGAGCGCATCAAGTTCCGCGCCGTCATGCTCTTCGTGGCGCTGTGGGTCACCGTGGTCTACTTCCCGGTCGCCCACATGGTCTGGGACGCCAACGGCCTGATCTTCACCGGCGCCCATGCCGGCGGCATCGCGGCCCTCGACTTCGCGGGCGGAACCGTCGTCCACATCAATGCCGGCATCGCCGGTCTCGTCGGCGCCATGATCGTCGGCAAGCGCACCGGCTACGGTAAGGACAACATGGCGCCCCACTCCATGACCCTCACCATGGTCGGCGCGTCGATCCTCTTCGTCGGCTGGTTCGGCTTCAACGCCGGCTCCAACCTCGAGGCGAACGGCGGTGCCGCACTGGCGATGATCAACACCTTCACCGCCACCGCCGGCGCCATCCTCGCCTGGGTCGCCATCGAAGGCATGTCGCGCGGCAAGGCGTCGATGCTGGGCGCCGCCTCCGGCGTCGTTGCCGGCCTGGTCGCCGTCACCCCCGCGGCCGGCCTGATCGGCCCGGTCGGCGCGATCGTGCTCGGCGCAATCGCCAGCGTCGTCTGCTACTATTTCGTCGCGGTCGTGAAGATCAAGGCGGGCTACGACGACTCGCTCGACGTCTTCGGCATCCACGGCATCGGCGGCATCGTCGGCGCCATCGGCACGGGCGTCTTCGCCTCGAGCTCGCTCGGCGGCATCGGCTATGCCGAAGGCGTCACCATGGGTGGCCAGGTCTACTCGCAGGTCGTCGCCGTCCTCATCACCATCGTCTGGTGCGGCATCGCCTCGGCGATCCTCTACAAGCTGGTCGACCTGCTCGTCGGCCTGCGCCCGACGGTGGAAGCCGAGCGTCAGGGCCTCGACCTCAACTCGCACGGCGAAGTCGCCTATCACTCCTGA
- a CDS encoding P-II family nitrogen regulator, protein MKIVMAIIKPFKLDEVREALTAVGIQGLTVTEVKGYGRQKGHTEIYRGAEYAVSFLPKIKIELAVSSDMVDKAVDAISSAAKTGQIGDGKIFVYAIDQAVRIRTGETDVDAL, encoded by the coding sequence ATGAAGATCGTGATGGCTATCATAAAGCCGTTCAAGCTCGACGAGGTGCGCGAAGCGCTGACCGCCGTGGGCATCCAGGGGCTGACCGTCACCGAGGTGAAAGGCTACGGACGCCAGAAGGGGCACACGGAAATCTATCGCGGCGCGGAATACGCCGTCAGTTTCCTGCCCAAGATCAAGATCGAACTAGCCGTCAGTTCCGACATGGTCGACAAGGCCGTCGACGCGATCAGCAGCGCCGCCAAGACCGGCCAGATCGGCGACGGCAAGATCTTCGTCTACGCGATCGATCAGGCCGTGCGTATCCGCACCGGCGAGACCGACGTCGACGCGCTTTGA
- a CDS encoding OsmC family protein, whose amino-acid sequence MDRHATAVWRGALKDGSGTLEAQSGALKSLPYSFKSRFEDESGRSGTNPEELIAAAHAGCFAMQLSHFLAENGTPAEKLEARAVVTLVPGTGITASALQVTGTVPGIDEGTFVSLAEKAKAGCPVSKALGAIQVSLDARLA is encoded by the coding sequence ATGGATCGCCATGCAACCGCCGTGTGGAGAGGCGCCCTGAAGGATGGGAGCGGAACGCTGGAGGCGCAGAGCGGCGCGCTGAAGTCGCTGCCCTATTCGTTCAAATCCCGCTTCGAGGACGAGTCCGGCCGTTCCGGCACCAACCCCGAGGAGCTGATCGCGGCGGCCCATGCCGGCTGCTTCGCCATGCAGCTGTCGCATTTCCTGGCGGAGAACGGCACCCCGGCCGAAAAGCTCGAGGCACGGGCGGTGGTGACGCTGGTGCCGGGAACCGGCATCACCGCCAGCGCGCTGCAGGTGACGGGCACCGTGCCGGGCATCGACGAAGGCACCTTCGTTTCGCTGGCGGAGAAGGCGAAGGCCGGCTGCCCGGTCTCGAAGGCACTCGGCGCGATCCAGGTCTCGCTCGACGCCCGGCTGGCCTGA
- a CDS encoding cyclic nucleotide-binding domain-containing protein: MALEDDIGILAGVEIFEDFTPEQMRLLAFGTERLRYTIGRELYGEGDTADSAYVVVAGVVALVRDTEAGRIVVAQCGPGSVLGEIALIVETKRLTGAVAAGDVEVVRLNRALFRRMLEEYPQIAAMLHRRLSRSLTTMIAKIESLAPKFQ; this comes from the coding sequence ATGGCGCTAGAGGACGATATCGGCATTCTGGCCGGCGTGGAGATTTTCGAGGACTTCACGCCCGAACAGATGCGCCTGCTCGCCTTCGGCACCGAAAGGCTGCGCTACACCATCGGCCGCGAACTCTATGGCGAGGGCGATACGGCCGACAGCGCCTATGTGGTCGTCGCCGGCGTGGTGGCGCTGGTGCGCGACACGGAAGCGGGACGGATCGTCGTCGCGCAGTGCGGCCCGGGGTCGGTGCTGGGGGAAATAGCACTGATCGTCGAGACGAAGCGCCTCACCGGTGCGGTTGCCGCGGGCGACGTCGAGGTCGTCCGGCTCAACCGGGCGCTGTTCCGGCGCATGCTTGAGGAATATCCCCAGATCGCGGCCATGCTGCACCGGCGGTTGTCGCGCAGCCTGACGACGATGATCGCCAAGATCGAAAGCCTGGCCCCGAAGTTCCAGTAG
- a CDS encoding acyl-CoA thioesterase — MSSAMQELLSILDLERLEHNLFRGRSPQTAWQRVFGGQTIGQALVAAQRTVDPARRVHSLHGYFMRPGDTKVPIVYEVDRIRDGLSFNTRRVVAIQHGHAIFSLEASFQLVEEGLDHQVPMPLGVPAPEDLRTQRELLDTMEGVPEVIRRFWARERPLEIKPVSIEHYVSRDRLPPQQNIWIRATGPVPGAWPIQSAILAYLSDMTLLDTATFPHGRAVFDPDLQVASLDHAMWFHRDDPLDDWLLYTQDSPSSSGSRGLSRGAIYNRTGLLIASVAQEGLIRLRSKA; from the coding sequence ATGTCTTCAGCCATGCAGGAACTTCTGTCCATTCTCGACCTGGAGCGGCTGGAGCACAACCTGTTTCGTGGTCGCAGCCCGCAGACCGCCTGGCAGCGCGTCTTCGGCGGCCAGACGATCGGCCAGGCCCTCGTCGCCGCGCAGCGCACCGTCGATCCGGCTCGCCGTGTCCATTCCCTGCACGGCTACTTCATGCGCCCGGGCGACACCAAGGTGCCGATCGTCTACGAGGTCGACCGCATCCGCGACGGCCTTTCCTTCAACACGCGGCGCGTCGTTGCGATCCAGCACGGCCACGCGATCTTTTCGCTCGAGGCGTCCTTCCAGCTGGTCGAGGAGGGCCTGGACCATCAGGTCCCCATGCCGCTCGGCGTACCGGCACCCGAGGACCTCAGGACGCAGCGCGAACTGCTCGACACGATGGAGGGCGTGCCGGAGGTCATCCGCCGGTTCTGGGCACGCGAGCGCCCGCTCGAGATCAAGCCTGTCAGCATCGAGCACTACGTCAGCCGCGACAGGCTGCCGCCGCAGCAGAACATCTGGATCCGCGCGACCGGACCGGTGCCCGGCGCCTGGCCGATCCAGAGCGCGATCCTGGCCTACCTGTCGGACATGACCCTGCTCGACACTGCGACCTTCCCGCATGGCCGCGCCGTCTTCGATCCCGACCTGCAGGTCGCGAGCCTCGACCATGCGATGTGGTTCCACCGCGACGATCCGCTGGACGACTGGCTGCTCTACACGCAGGACAGTCCCTCCTCATCCGGTTCGCGCGGGTTGTCCCGCGGCGCGATCTACAACCGCACAGGCCTGCTGATCGCCTCCGTGGCGCAGGAAGGGCTGATCAGGCTGCGCTCAAAAGCCTAA
- a CDS encoding response regulator transcription factor, with amino-acid sequence MTSRTILIVDDDDDLRTTLVEQLSLYEEFRVIQEANATKGVATARAGLIDLLIMDVGLPDMDGREAVKLLRKGGFKSPIIMLTGQDTDSDTILGLEAGANDYVTKPFRFAVLLARIRAQLRQHEQSEDATFVVGPYTFKPSQKLLLDQRGGKVRLTEKEASIIKYLYRAGQKVITRDVLLEEVWGYNSGVTTHTLETHVYRLRQKIERDPSNAEILVTESGGYKLVP; translated from the coding sequence ATGACGTCACGCACAATCCTGATCGTCGACGACGACGACGACCTCCGGACCACGCTGGTGGAGCAGCTTTCGCTCTACGAGGAGTTCCGCGTGATCCAGGAGGCGAACGCGACGAAGGGCGTGGCCACCGCGCGCGCCGGGCTGATCGATCTGCTGATCATGGATGTCGGGCTGCCGGACATGGACGGCCGCGAGGCGGTGAAGCTGCTGCGCAAGGGCGGGTTCAAGTCGCCGATCATCATGCTGACGGGTCAGGACACGGATTCGGACACGATCCTGGGGCTGGAGGCCGGCGCCAACGACTACGTGACCAAGCCCTTCCGCTTCGCCGTCCTGCTCGCCCGCATCCGGGCCCAGCTTCGCCAGCACGAGCAGAGCGAGGACGCCACCTTCGTGGTCGGTCCCTACACCTTCAAGCCGAGCCAGAAGCTGCTCCTGGACCAGCGTGGGGGCAAGGTGCGGCTGACCGAGAAGGAGGCTTCGATCATCAAATACCTCTATCGGGCCGGCCAGAAGGTGATCACCCGCGACGTCCTGCTGGAGGAGGTCTGGGGCTACAACTCCGGGGTGACGACGCATACGCTCGAGACGCACGTGTACCGGTTGAGGCAGAAGATCGAGCGCGATCCTTCCAATGCCGAAATTCTTGTGACAGAAAGCGGCGGATACAAGCTCGTTCCCTGA
- a CDS encoding ubiquinone biosynthesis hydroxylase: protein MMTHEGSERADIVVAGAGYVGLAAAVAIAQSRPGLAITLVDAAPAGVWERDVRASAVAAAARRMLEQLGCWDEILPQAQPITEMIVTDSRTSDPVRPVFLTFDGEVAEGESFAHMIPNRAMNAALRRRAGELGIAILEGTAVEGFDVDGACVTVRLAAGATITARLLVAADGVKSRLRDMAGIRTVHWDYGQSGIVCTVAHERPHGGRAEEHFLPAGPFAILPLMPAADGTNRSSIVWTERTAEADRLVAEDDIVFETELELRFGLKLGDIRVEGPRKAWPLGLTLAREFVAPRFALAGDAAHGIHPIAGQGLNLGFKDAAALAQVVVEADRMGEDIGAVDVLQRYARWRRFDTVQMGVTTDVLNRMFSNDFGPLRTIRDIGLGMVDRVPALKDFFIRQAAGLAGPAPNLLRGEPI, encoded by the coding sequence ATGATGACGCATGAAGGATCAGAGCGCGCCGACATCGTGGTGGCGGGGGCGGGATACGTCGGCCTCGCGGCTGCTGTCGCGATCGCCCAGTCGCGCCCCGGGCTCGCGATCACCCTGGTGGATGCCGCACCGGCCGGCGTGTGGGAGCGCGACGTCCGCGCCTCCGCCGTGGCGGCCGCAGCCCGGCGGATGCTCGAGCAACTCGGCTGCTGGGACGAGATCCTGCCGCAGGCGCAGCCGATCACCGAGATGATCGTGACGGATTCGCGCACGAGCGATCCGGTGCGGCCGGTGTTCCTGACTTTCGACGGCGAGGTGGCAGAGGGAGAGAGCTTCGCCCACATGATCCCGAACAGGGCGATGAACGCGGCGCTGCGTCGGCGCGCGGGCGAGCTCGGCATCGCGATCCTCGAGGGGACGGCGGTCGAGGGCTTCGACGTCGATGGCGCCTGCGTCACCGTCAGGCTGGCGGCCGGGGCGACGATCACGGCGCGGCTGCTCGTGGCGGCCGACGGCGTGAAGTCGCGGCTGCGCGACATGGCGGGGATCAGGACCGTGCACTGGGACTACGGCCAGTCGGGCATCGTCTGCACGGTCGCGCACGAACGCCCGCACGGCGGCCGGGCCGAAGAGCACTTCCTGCCGGCAGGCCCCTTCGCGATCCTGCCGCTGATGCCCGCCGCGGACGGGACGAACCGATCCTCGATCGTCTGGACCGAGCGGACCGCCGAGGCCGACCGGCTGGTGGCCGAAGACGACATCGTCTTCGAGACGGAACTCGAACTGCGCTTCGGCCTCAAGCTCGGCGACATCCGGGTTGAGGGACCGCGCAAGGCGTGGCCGCTCGGGCTGACGCTGGCGCGCGAATTCGTCGCACCGCGCTTCGCGCTCGCCGGCGATGCCGCGCACGGCATCCACCCGATCGCCGGCCAGGGCCTCAACCTCGGCTTCAAGGACGCCGCCGCGCTGGCGCAGGTCGTGGTGGAGGCGGACAGGATGGGCGAGGACATCGGTGCCGTCGACGTGCTTCAGCGCTATGCCCGATGGAGACGCTTCGACACGGTTCAGATGGGCGTCACGACCGACGTGCTGAACCGGATGTTCTCGAACGATTTCGGTCCGTTGCGGACGATCCGCGACATCGGGCTCGGCATGGTCGACCGGGTGCCGGCACTGAAGGACTTCTTCATCCGCCAGGCGGCCGGGCTGGCGGGCCCGGCACCGAACCTGCTGCGCGGCGAACCGATCTGA
- a CDS encoding FtsK/SpoIIIE family DNA translocase: MRQGPSAAFALSGLGYGIQTFLRRQLMRFVGLALLAFCGFAVASLATWNVADPSFSHATSNPVTNAMGYPGAVLSDLAMQFFGLASVAGLLPAFAWGLFFVSARGVDRLPKRGLAWFAAAVLSASLAGCIAAPATWPLPTGLGGVAGDMVLRIPALFSGGYPAGWLAVACGAASAVPAVWLMLFATGLVGRETVAPDAEDTADADDLDGDLDEDDRGFAFLGAVVHWWLFLSAFVRRAVGAARRSARRTDDAGVAEDDDPLLDFVVSRDERLTPAAGEPLRRTRVEPAFAAEPGFDLPPRDLDDEEDEDEPMPVVAPAQRKVEPQAQPQPQPRAAQGAEATVRNFRSAPGQARVEAPAPRPLPGARLEREAQTSFIGTDSFEMPSLHFLSEAKNVVRDPSLSKDALEQNARLLEGVLEDFGVKGEIIHVRPGPVVTLYELEPAPGIKSSRVIGLADDIARSMSAIACRVAVVPGRNAIGIELPNAKRETVYLRELLASRDFEQSKAKLALALGKTINGEAVIADIAKFPHLLVAGTTGSGKSVAINTFILSILYRMKPDDCRLIMIDPKMLELSVYDGIPHLLTPVVTDPKKAVVALKWTVREMEDRYRKMSKVGVRNIDGFNQRVGQAQKKGEAISRTVQTGFDRDTGEAVYETEALDLKPLPYIVVIIDEMADLMMVAGKEIEGAVQRLAQMARAAGIHVIMATQRPSVDVITGTIKANFPTRISFQVTSKIDSRTILGEMGAEQLLGMGDMLYMAGGGRIQRVHGPFVSDDEVEKVVGHLKLQGVPEYLDAITEDDEDEGDEPSGKGGGGSGGSGGGTFDDSEDPYDQAVSVVLRDGKASTSYIQRRLGIGYNRAASIIERMEKEGIVGPANHAGKREILVPTEEEDPF; encoded by the coding sequence ATGCGTCAAGGCCCGTCAGCCGCCTTTGCCCTGTCCGGACTGGGATATGGCATCCAGACCTTCCTGCGCCGTCAGCTGATGCGCTTCGTCGGGCTCGCCCTGCTCGCCTTCTGCGGCTTCGCGGTGGCGAGCCTGGCCACCTGGAACGTCGCCGATCCGAGCTTCAGCCATGCGACCTCGAACCCGGTCACCAATGCGATGGGCTATCCCGGGGCAGTGCTTTCCGATCTCGCCATGCAGTTCTTCGGCCTCGCTTCGGTCGCCGGCCTGCTGCCGGCCTTCGCCTGGGGTCTGTTCTTCGTCTCCGCACGCGGCGTCGACCGCCTGCCGAAGCGCGGCCTCGCCTGGTTCGCGGCGGCCGTCCTGTCGGCCTCCCTGGCAGGCTGCATCGCAGCTCCGGCCACATGGCCGCTGCCGACCGGCCTCGGCGGCGTCGCCGGCGACATGGTGCTCAGGATCCCGGCGCTGTTTTCCGGTGGCTACCCGGCGGGCTGGCTGGCGGTCGCCTGCGGCGCCGCGTCCGCCGTCCCGGCCGTCTGGCTGATGCTCTTTGCGACCGGTCTCGTCGGGCGCGAGACGGTCGCACCGGACGCCGAGGACACGGCCGACGCCGACGACCTCGACGGAGACCTGGACGAGGACGACCGCGGCTTCGCCTTCCTCGGCGCCGTCGTGCACTGGTGGCTGTTCCTGAGCGCCTTCGTGCGCCGTGCGGTCGGAGCGGCACGCCGATCCGCCCGCCGGACGGACGACGCGGGCGTGGCGGAGGACGACGATCCGCTCCTCGATTTCGTCGTCTCGCGCGACGAGCGTCTCACGCCAGCCGCAGGCGAACCGCTGCGCCGCACGCGCGTCGAACCGGCCTTCGCGGCCGAGCCGGGCTTCGACCTGCCGCCCCGCGACCTCGACGACGAGGAGGACGAGGACGAACCGATGCCCGTCGTCGCTCCGGCCCAGCGCAAGGTCGAGCCGCAGGCGCAACCGCAGCCCCAGCCGCGCGCCGCGCAGGGTGCCGAGGCCACCGTCCGCAACTTCCGCTCCGCACCGGGGCAGGCACGCGTGGAGGCACCGGCGCCTCGACCGCTGCCCGGCGCCCGCCTCGAGCGCGAGGCGCAGACCAGCTTCATCGGCACCGACAGCTTCGAGATGCCGTCGCTGCACTTCCTGTCCGAAGCCAAGAACGTGGTCCGCGATCCCAGCCTGTCGAAGGACGCGCTGGAGCAGAACGCCCGGCTTCTCGAAGGCGTGCTGGAGGATTTCGGCGTCAAGGGCGAGATCATCCACGTTCGCCCCGGCCCCGTGGTCACGCTCTACGAACTTGAGCCGGCGCCCGGCATCAAGTCGAGCCGCGTGATCGGCCTGGCCGACGACATCGCCCGCTCGATGAGCGCCATCGCCTGCCGCGTCGCCGTCGTGCCCGGGCGCAACGCCATCGGCATCGAACTGCCCAATGCCAAGCGCGAGACGGTGTACCTGCGCGAACTGCTCGCCAGCCGCGACTTCGAGCAGTCGAAGGCCAAGCTCGCGCTGGCGCTGGGCAAGACCATCAACGGCGAGGCGGTGATCGCCGACATCGCCAAGTTCCCGCATCTGCTCGTGGCCGGCACCACCGGTTCGGGCAAGTCGGTGGCCATCAACACCTTCATCCTGTCGATCCTCTACCGCATGAAGCCGGACGACTGCCGGCTGATCATGATCGATCCGAAGATGCTCGAGCTGTCGGTCTACGACGGCATCCCCCATCTGCTGACGCCGGTCGTCACCGACCCCAAGAAGGCCGTCGTCGCGCTGAAATGGACGGTCCGCGAGATGGAGGACCGCTACCGCAAGATGTCCAAGGTCGGCGTGCGCAACATCGATGGCTTCAACCAGCGCGTCGGCCAGGCGCAGAAGAAGGGCGAGGCCATCTCGCGCACCGTCCAGACGGGCTTCGACCGCGACACCGGCGAGGCCGTCTACGAGACCGAGGCCCTGGATCTCAAGCCGCTGCCCTACATCGTCGTCATCATCGACGAGATGGCCGACCTGATGATGGTCGCGGGCAAGGAGATCGAAGGCGCGGTGCAGCGGCTCGCGCAGATGGCGCGCGCAGCCGGCATCCACGTCATCATGGCCACGCAGCGTCCGTCCGTCGACGTCATCACCGGCACGATCAAGGCGAACTTCCCGACCCGCATCTCCTTCCAGGTGACGTCCAAGATCGACAGCCGCACCATTCTCGGCGAAATGGGCGCCGAGCAGCTGCTCGGCATGGGCGACATGCTCTACATGGCCGGCGGCGGCCGCATCCAGCGCGTTCACGGCCCCTTCGTCTCCGACGACGAGGTCGAGAAGGTCGTCGGCCATCTGAAGCTGCAGGGCGTGCCCGAATATCTCGACGCCATCACCGAGGACGACGAGGACGAGGGCGACGAGCCGTCCGGCAAGGGCGGTGGCGGATCGGGCGGTTCCGGCGGCGGGACCTTCGACGATTCGGAAGACCCTTACGACCAGGCGGTCTCGGTGGTCTTGCGCGACGGCAAGGCGTCCACCAGCTATATCCAGCGCAGGCTCGGCATCGGCTACAACCGCGCCGCCTCGATCATCGAGCGGATGGAGAAGGAAGGCATCGTCGGCCCGGCCAACCATGCCGGCAAACGCGAGATCCTCGTGCCGACCGAGGAAGAGGACCCGTTCTGA
- a CDS encoding exodeoxyribonuclease III, translated as MPLTIATWNINSVRLRFPLVERFLREHRPDVLCLQEIKCPDDLFPADDFRQLGYEHVAISGQKGYHGVATISRRPLAIVEKRRFCDNDDCRHLSTRFDAGGKSVLLHNFYVPAGGDEPDPAINPKFRHKLDFIEEMRGIAAEQDGGNAAVLVGDLNIAPLEDDVWSHKQLLKVVSHTPVETEGLESMRRQGGWSDLMRIHTPPPEKIYTWWSYRARDWEAADRGRRLDHAWSSPNLVDILRGIEVLKEARGWERPSDHVPVIARFAMD; from the coding sequence ATGCCGCTGACGATCGCCACCTGGAACATCAACTCGGTCCGGCTGCGCTTCCCGCTGGTGGAGCGATTCCTGCGCGAGCACCGGCCCGACGTGCTGTGCCTGCAGGAGATCAAGTGTCCTGACGACCTCTTCCCCGCCGACGATTTCCGCCAGCTCGGCTACGAGCACGTCGCGATCAGCGGGCAGAAGGGCTATCACGGCGTGGCGACGATCTCCCGCCGCCCGCTGGCGATCGTCGAGAAGCGCCGCTTCTGCGACAATGACGATTGCCGCCACCTTTCGACCCGGTTCGATGCCGGCGGCAAGTCGGTCCTGCTGCACAATTTCTACGTCCCTGCCGGCGGTGACGAGCCCGATCCCGCGATCAACCCGAAGTTCCGCCACAAGCTCGACTTCATTGAGGAGATGCGTGGCATCGCGGCCGAGCAGGATGGCGGGAATGCCGCCGTGCTGGTCGGCGACCTGAACATCGCCCCTCTGGAGGACGACGTCTGGTCGCACAAGCAGCTGCTGAAGGTGGTGAGCCACACACCGGTGGAGACCGAAGGGCTGGAATCGATGCGTCGGCAGGGCGGCTGGTCCGACCTGATGCGCATCCACACGCCGCCGCCGGAGAAGATCTACACCTGGTGGAGCTACCGCGCCCGCGACTGGGAAGCGGCCGACCGCGGCCGCCGCCTCGACCACGCCTGGTCGTCGCCGAACCTGGTCGACATCCTGAGAGGCATCGAGGTGCTGAAGGAGGCGCGCGGCTGGGAACGCCCCTCGGACCACGTGCCGGTGATCGCGCGATTCGCAATGGACTGA
- a CDS encoding L,D-transpeptidase family protein — protein MRAREIAGICGPATVRPRPGQPSQGLLALAGTVFPCALGRSGITALKREGDGATPLALMRVLWGYRRPGRGFPPPTRLPMLPAGPSLGWCDAPGDRNYNRPVRLPYPASCETMQRADRLYDVVLVLDWNMRPAIRGRGSAIFLHVARPGYAPTEGCIAVSPATMRRLLPRLRAGSVVRVTR, from the coding sequence ATGCGCGCGCGCGAAATTGCGGGAATCTGCGGGCCGGCCACCGTGCGCCCACGTCCGGGACAGCCGAGCCAGGGCCTGCTCGCACTCGCCGGCACCGTGTTTCCCTGCGCGCTCGGACGCAGCGGCATCACCGCCCTCAAGCGCGAGGGCGATGGGGCCACCCCCCTCGCCCTCATGCGGGTGCTGTGGGGTTACCGCCGGCCCGGCCGCGGGTTTCCGCCGCCGACCCGCCTCCCGATGCTGCCCGCCGGACCCTCGCTCGGCTGGTGCGACGCCCCCGGCGACCGCAACTACAACCGACCGGTCCGCCTGCCCTACCCGGCGAGCTGCGAGACCATGCAGCGGGCCGACCGGCTCTACGACGTGGTGCTTGTGCTCGACTGGAACATGCGCCCGGCCATCCGCGGCCGCGGCAGCGCCATCTTCCTGCACGTCGCCCGGCCAGGCTACGCCCCGACCGAAGGCTGCATCGCCGTCTCGCCCGCCACCATGCGACGGCTTCTGCCGCGGCTGCGCGCGGGTTCGGTGGTACGGGTGACGCGGTAG
- a CDS encoding outer membrane lipoprotein carrier protein LolA — translation MTASTAARPGRLRRTVAALAIAALAAAALPSNPAVAQGAGMADAQKIADHFAGVKTMTGEFVQFGPKGEQTGGKFFIQRPGKIRFNYEEPSGFKVIADGESVVINNAKLNTWDLYPLSKTPLKLLLDNRIDLSGDKVRSVREDDDLTTIQLQDKSIFGDSTITMMFDPKSYELRQWTITDAQGKDTTVMIFNVQQGVAFDPSVFTIDYARVTEASQGQGANRGK, via the coding sequence ATGACCGCATCAACCGCCGCGCGGCCCGGCCGCCTGCGCCGCACCGTGGCCGCCCTCGCCATCGCCGCCCTCGCAGCCGCCGCGCTGCCGTCGAACCCGGCCGTCGCGCAAGGCGCAGGCATGGCGGACGCCCAGAAGATCGCCGACCATTTCGCCGGCGTGAAGACGATGACGGGCGAGTTCGTGCAGTTCGGACCGAAGGGCGAGCAGACCGGCGGCAAGTTCTTCATCCAGCGCCCGGGCAAGATCCGCTTCAACTACGAGGAGCCCTCGGGCTTCAAGGTCATCGCCGACGGCGAGTCCGTCGTCATCAACAACGCCAAGCTCAACACCTGGGACCTCTATCCGCTGTCGAAGACGCCGCTGAAGCTGCTCCTCGACAACCGCATCGACCTGTCGGGCGACAAGGTCCGCTCGGTGCGCGAGGACGACGACCTGACCACCATCCAGCTCCAGGACAAGTCGATCTTCGGCGATTCGACCATCACCATGATGTTCGATCCCAAGAGCTACGAGCTGCGCCAGTGGACCATCACCGACGCCCAGGGCAAGGACACCACGGTGATGATCTTCAACGTCCAGCAGGGCGTCGCCTTCGACCCGAGCGTCTTCACCATCGACTATGCCCGCGTCACCGAGGCCTCGCAGGGCCAGGGCGCAAATCGCGGCAAGTAG